The following are encoded in a window of Arcobacter sp. F2176 genomic DNA:
- a CDS encoding EAL domain-containing protein has protein sequence MSKKSTSYNQITAKMIFIILLITLGLALAYIEYIKRDVIVNLAKVDAKKTSRLVFESMYSAMQKGWNKDDIQEIVHRLNKVDKNLEILIYRGKIVASIFGDIENDKLVRTTDSSVKNAFKGTESLDIINSDLIKYYFPVIANDKCKSCHTNSVSGDVLGVININYPITDLKISFNDMIDIFFIFIIGFTIIIFILLFLNFNKYLLSPINNFIKTANIIKKSSDIKQRVTVDYDINEIQSMQVIFNEMLDSIEHQFYYDHLTGLKNRRALLEDLDNKKDLLFMIINIDKFEQINNLYGDEIGDKILLKYKEKFKELLPSTSILYKMHADEFGVISHGSIDLEEFENIASYIISQLGKYEFKISDEKTIFINLTIGISHGSTLLLPNADMALKLAKKNKKNYLIYTDDMRTLKEYENRLSWTQRLMRAIEEDKIVPLFQPIVDCTTLEVIKYEALMRIKSDEDDYIVPIHFLNISKENKIYFKLTLIMLQKTFDICKKTNYKFSINLTKDDMLNDEIIRFIENEFKSSDIANKITFEILESEGIENYNEIINFITIVKKYGATISIDDFGTGYSNFEYLIKLNFDYLKIDASMIKNIDKDEKAQLVTKTIVDFAQKIGVKTIAEFVSSKDILSKVQELGIDYAQGYYLGEPTSIKALNK, from the coding sequence ATGTCTAAAAAGAGTACAAGCTACAATCAAATTACCGCAAAAATGATATTTATTATTTTATTAATAACTTTGGGACTTGCACTTGCATATATTGAATATATCAAAAGAGATGTTATTGTTAACCTTGCAAAAGTAGATGCAAAGAAAACAAGCAGATTAGTATTTGAATCAATGTATTCAGCTATGCAAAAAGGGTGGAACAAAGATGATATTCAAGAGATTGTTCATAGACTTAACAAAGTAGATAAAAATCTTGAAATTCTTATATATAGAGGAAAAATAGTTGCTAGTATTTTTGGAGATATTGAAAATGATAAACTAGTAAGAACTACAGATAGTAGTGTTAAAAATGCTTTTAAAGGAACTGAATCCTTAGATATAATCAACTCAGATCTTATTAAATATTATTTCCCTGTAATTGCGAATGATAAGTGTAAATCTTGTCATACTAATTCCGTTTCAGGTGATGTATTAGGTGTTATAAATATAAATTATCCTATAACTGATTTGAAAATATCTTTTAATGATATGATTGATATATTTTTTATTTTTATTATTGGTTTTACAATTATAATCTTTATACTACTGTTTTTAAATTTTAATAAATATTTACTTTCACCTATTAATAATTTTATTAAAACTGCGAATATTATCAAAAAAAGTAGTGATATAAAACAAAGAGTAACAGTAGATTATGATATTAATGAGATACAATCAATGCAAGTTATTTTTAATGAAATGCTTGATTCAATTGAGCATCAATTTTATTATGATCATTTGACAGGACTAAAAAACAGAAGAGCTTTATTGGAAGACTTAGATAATAAAAAAGATTTATTATTTATGATAATCAATATAGATAAATTTGAGCAAATAAATAATCTTTATGGTGATGAAATTGGTGATAAAATACTTTTAAAATACAAAGAAAAATTCAAAGAACTTCTTCCCTCTACTTCAATTTTATACAAAATGCATGCGGATGAATTTGGTGTAATATCACATGGCTCAATTGACTTAGAAGAGTTTGAAAATATTGCTTCATATATCATAAGTCAACTAGGTAAGTATGAATTTAAAATATCTGATGAAAAAACTATTTTTATCAATCTTACTATTGGTATATCTCATGGATCAACTCTTCTTCTTCCAAATGCTGATATGGCACTTAAACTTGCTAAAAAGAATAAGAAAAACTATCTTATTTATACTGATGATATGAGAACTTTAAAAGAGTATGAAAATAGATTAAGTTGGACACAAAGACTTATGAGAGCAATTGAAGAAGATAAAATTGTGCCACTATTTCAACCTATTGTTGATTGTACCACTTTAGAAGTTATTAAGTATGAAGCTCTTATGAGAATAAAAAGTGATGAAGATGATTATATTGTTCCGATACATTTTTTAAATATCTCAAAAGAAAACAAAATATATTTTAAATTGACCTTGATAATGTTACAAAAAACTTTTGATATTTGTAAGAAAACAAATTATAAATTTTCAATAAATTTGACTAAAGATGATATGTTAAATGATGAAATTATTAGATTTATAGAAAATGAATTTAAATCATCTGATATTGCTAACAAAATTACATTTGAGATACTTGAGTCTGAAGGTATTGAAAACTATAATGAAATAATAAATTTTATAACAATTGTAAAAAAATATGGAGCAACAATATCTATAGATGATTTTGGAACAGGATATTCAAATTTTGAATATCTAATAAAATTAAATTTTGACTATCTAAAAATAGATGCTAGTATGATAAAAAATATTGACAAAGATGAAAAGGCACAATTAGTAACGAAAACAATAGTTGACTTTGCTCAAAAAATTGGTGTGAAGACAATCGCTGAGTTTGTTTCTAGTAAAGATATCTTATCAAAAGTACAAGAATTGGGTATAGACTATGCTCAAGGGTATTATTTAGGGGAACCAACTTCTATAAAAGCTCTAAATAAGTAA
- a CDS encoding NAD(P)/FAD-dependent oxidoreductase encodes MARVVVLGGGVSGHTAASFAAKWLGKSHEVVVVTPNSKWNWIPSNIWVGVGEMGKEDVTFDLAPIYKKAGITYKQAKALSIHPDGKTENFKPYVTIEYTSEDKASQIEELTYDYLINATGPKLNFAATPGLDPEVDGNTVSVCTADHAVHAYHELEKCIEKMSKGEKQTILVGTGHGMCTCQGAAFEYIFNIEHILKKRGVREHANLVWISNEETLGDFGMGGMHINRGGYLTHSRVFTESIYAERGLSWITGAHVNKIEKGLAHYELLNGEYHSQEFDLAMLIPPFAGVGLKAYGKDGSDITDTIFAPNGFLKVDADYTPKAYEDWKASDWPKTLQNPIYKNIFAVGIAFAPPHPISKPQKSPNGTMITPTPPRTGMPSGIMGKAVAHSICDMITGKSTTPTHTASMSSMGAACVASTGKGFFTGTAAAMTVYPVVPDYEKYPETGRDQDSTFGEVGTAGHWIKHLLHHMFIYKAQLKPGWTLIPE; translated from the coding sequence ATGGCAAGAGTTGTCGTTTTAGGAGGAGGGGTATCTGGACATACTGCTGCATCATTTGCAGCAAAATGGCTTGGGAAATCCCATGAAGTTGTAGTTGTTACACCAAATTCAAAATGGAATTGGATACCATCAAATATTTGGGTTGGAGTAGGAGAAATGGGTAAAGAAGATGTAACTTTTGATTTAGCACCTATATATAAAAAAGCTGGTATTACATATAAACAAGCAAAAGCCTTATCTATTCATCCTGATGGAAAAACTGAAAATTTTAAGCCCTATGTAACTATTGAATATACCAGTGAAGATAAAGCTTCACAAATAGAAGAACTTACTTATGATTATTTGATTAATGCAACTGGTCCAAAACTAAATTTTGCTGCAACACCTGGATTGGATCCTGAAGTTGATGGAAATACAGTTTCAGTTTGTACAGCAGATCATGCTGTCCATGCATATCATGAATTAGAAAAATGCATTGAAAAAATGTCAAAAGGTGAAAAACAAACTATCTTAGTAGGGACAGGACATGGAATGTGTACTTGTCAAGGTGCTGCTTTTGAATATATTTTTAATATCGAACATATTCTTAAAAAAAGAGGTGTTAGAGAACATGCCAATCTAGTCTGGATATCAAATGAAGAGACTTTGGGTGACTTTGGTATGGGAGGAATGCATATCAATAGAGGTGGATACCTAACACATTCAAGAGTATTTACTGAATCAATTTATGCAGAAAGAGGACTTAGTTGGATTACAGGTGCTCATGTAAATAAAATAGAAAAAGGCTTAGCTCATTACGAACTATTAAATGGAGAATACCATTCTCAAGAGTTTGATTTAGCTATGTTGATTCCACCATTTGCTGGAGTTGGATTAAAAGCATATGGTAAAGATGGAAGTGATATCACTGATACAATTTTTGCACCAAATGGATTTTTAAAAGTTGATGCTGATTATACTCCAAAAGCATATGAAGATTGGAAAGCTAGTGATTGGCCAAAAACATTACAAAATCCAATTTATAAAAATATTTTTGCAGTTGGTATTGCTTTTGCACCTCCTCACCCTATTTCAAAACCACAAAAATCACCAAATGGTACAATGATAACTCCAACACCACCAAGAACGGGTATGCCAAGTGGTATCATGGGAAAAGCAGTTGCACATTCTATTTGCGATATGATTACTGGAAAATCAACTACTCCTACACATACAGCAAGCATGAGTAGTATGGGTGCTGCTTGTGTTGCAAGTACGGGTAAAGGTTTCTTTACAGGAACAGCTGCTGCAATGACAGTTTATCCCGTAGTTCCAGACTATGAAAAATATCCAGAAACAGGAAGAGACCAAGACTCAACTTTTGGAGAAGTAGGAACAGCAGGACATTGGATTAAACATTTGTTACATCATATGTTTATATATAAAGCTCAACTAAAACCGGGCTGGACTTTAATCCCAGAATAA
- a CDS encoding efflux RND transporter periplasmic adaptor subunit translates to MKTSLLSHLLKVFILSIISTNLYSEPLELSSFIVSDNQKTISSKYNGYIEKIYISEGEYIKKGKLLLKIDSKEMSTSKSQTLLSIEQAKLNFNIAKNDLDKATIDFDRYKRLFEKQMISKNDFENFELKKNNLDKNLQIAKKSIKQSEDKLQEINKNLKYLNIRASSDGLIIKKNINEGELATAGTPLLTISDVDNLNLYLDVAESDLSKFREKENLDIYIESLNINQKAIVVAILPSVDSGINSFRVKLSFKRTDKRVLPGMYAKVRVE, encoded by the coding sequence ATGAAAACATCTCTTTTAAGTCATCTATTGAAGGTCTTTATACTTTCAATAATCTCTACAAACCTATATAGTGAGCCTTTAGAATTATCTAGTTTTATTGTTAGTGATAATCAAAAGACAATTTCAAGTAAATATAATGGATATATAGAAAAAATCTATATTAGTGAAGGTGAATATATTAAAAAAGGAAAACTTCTTTTGAAAATAGATTCAAAAGAAATGTCAACTTCAAAATCTCAAACTTTGCTTAGTATTGAACAAGCCAAGTTAAATTTTAATATTGCAAAAAATGATTTAGATAAAGCTACAATTGATTTTGATAGATACAAAAGACTTTTTGAAAAACAGATGATTTCAAAAAATGATTTTGAAAATTTTGAACTTAAAAAAAATAATCTAGATAAAAATCTACAAATAGCAAAAAAATCTATAAAACAAAGTGAAGATAAACTTCAAGAGATAAATAAAAATCTCAAATATCTAAATATAAGAGCTTCAAGCGATGGTTTAATAATCAAAAAAAATATCAATGAAGGGGAATTGGCAACAGCTGGTACACCACTTTTAACAATAAGTGATGTTGATAATTTAAATCTTTATTTAGATGTAGCTGAGAGTGATTTATCAAAATTTAGAGAAAAAGAGAATTTAGATATCTATATTGAATCTCTTAATATAAATCAAAAAGCAATAGTAGTAGCGATATTGCCAAGTGTTGATTCTGGGATTAATAGTTTTAGAGTAAAGCTAAGTTTTAAAAGAACAGATAAAAGAGTACTTCCTGGAATGTATGCAAAAGTGAGAGTTGAATAA